The genomic interval AAGCAATTTTTCAAACGCACCACTAAGCGCAAGTACTTGGCTTTGGTATGGGGTGATGTGGCCGATGAAGAAGGGAGAATCGAAGTAAACATTGGGCGCGACACCCGCGAACGAATGCAGATGGAAGCCTACCCGGAAGGCGACAAAGGCAAACATGCTATTACGCATTATAAAGTGTTAGAGCGGCTGCATTATGTAACTCTGGTGGAATGTAGACTAGAAACCGGACGAACACACCAGGATCCGCGTACACATGAAATATATCGGACACACGCTTTTTAATGATGCCCGATATGGCGGCAACAAAATTCTTAAAGGAACAATCTATTCCAAATACAAACAGTTTGTAGAAAATTGTTTCCAACTTATGCCTCGCCAGGCGCTCCATGCCGCTACACTCGGTTTTGTTCATCCCACTTCCGGCGAAGAGTTATTCTTTGAATCTCCCCTGCCCGAAGAATTTCAGCAAGTGCTGGAAAAATGGAGGAAGTATTGGACGAATCCCAATGCGGAGGTAGTATAGCGCGTTTAATAGAGATTCAATTGCAATATTTCTTGTCGTATATAAAGTAGTATGGTGCAAGCCTAAAGCCTTCTAGTTCACCCACTCCACTTCTCCCTTTTCGTTTCTTCTGATTTTGGAAGAATCTAAAAGATAATCAATCGCCTCCTTAAATTCTTCTGAACGCAACTTTGTCTTTTGCTGGAGTAGCGATAATACCTGAGGTATTTGTTTTAACTCTTGCTCAATCTTCAACACATTGGCGGAAAATTCAGGAACCGACAATTTGCTTTTCTTTTTCGCCACACACACATCGCAAATACCGCAGTCGCTCGTAGTTGTTTCCCCGAAATAGGCCACTAGTTGTCGACTGCGGCACAGTTTCTTGTTGGTAATATATTGCAGAATGGAGCGTAGCTTTTCATCATAAATAGCTTTTCGTTTTTTAATGAAGTCACGATCCAGCAGTAAGTTTTCTTTTTTCACCCTCGGTCGAAGCAAAATGATTTGCGGTGTGTTCCGGCGAGTCTGGTATTGGAAAATATTAAACCGGCTTAGTGTCTCCAACTGATGTACTACCTCTTCAACGTCTAATTTCATTCTACGGGCAACGGCTTCTTCTGCTATCGTCACAAAATCTTCAAATACTCCTGGCGAACTACGTAATATGAACTTCACCATCGGCTCCAACTTTTTGTTTTCTGCCTGAAATTTGAACAGAACATCCTTAGTGGCAACAACCTTTATCCGGGATGAATCATAAACACCCTCTGTCATGTAGAGCAGTTCCTGTTGTTCCAGAATTTTGAGGGAAGTAAGCACTAGGTGAGTTGGTTGATTCAACTGCTTCGTGAAATCTATGATATCAAAACCATAAGTCTCATTCAAGCCGCTGTTGTATGCAATCCGGAAATAGGAGCAAAGCGATTCATAAATATCTTTGATGAAATCAATCGGTGGGTAGCCTTCTTTGATCTTCCTTTCCAGTTGAAATAAATCACTTTCATCATACAGTAAAACAGCGTAAGATTTTATTCTATCTCTTCCCGCGCGTCCGGCTTCTTGGAAATAAGCTTCAACCGTATCGGGAATATCTGCGTGAATCACCAAACGAACATCTGCCTTGTCAATACCCATTCCAAAAGCGTTTGTGCAGCAGATGACGCGGGTTTTATCTTTAGTCCAGTTATCCTGTTTCAGTGAGCGCTGGTTGGGTTCCAAACCGGCATGATAAAAATCGGCTTTGATTTTATGTTTGTTCAAATAGTCAGAAAGTTCTTTGGTTTTGCGGCGACTACGCACGTACACAATAGCCGTACCCTTCACCTTCTGCAATACATCCAACAGCGCCAATTCTTTGTTGCTGTCTGTTTTGCGCACTACGTAACTCAGATTGGGCCGCACAAAACTTTCGAGAAATACATTCTTTTTTCTGAAATGCAGATGCTCCTGAATATCATCTACAATGCCCGGGGTGGCGGTGGCAGTCAAAGCAATGACCGGTATATTGTTCAGTTGGTCGCGCACCTCTGCAATCTTCAAATATGGGGGACGAAAATCATAACCCCACTGTGAAATGCAATGTGCCTCATCCACCACAAGCAGCGAAATCTTCATCTTCTCCATGCGCACCCTGAAATCTTCAGTAGCTAAGCGCTCCGGCGAGATGTATAGAAACTTATAATCTCCATAAATGCAATTGTCGAGCAGCGTATCAATTTGTCGGTGCGACAACCCGGTATAAATAGCCAAAGCCTTAATGCCTTTCTTGTTGAGTTGATAGACCTGATCTTTCATCAGGGCAATCAAGGGAGAAATGACCAGACAAATCCCCTCTTTAAGCAAAGCCGGCACCTGAAAGCATACGGATTTTCCGCCACCGGTGGGTAGTAGCGCCAAAGTATCTCTTCCTTCCAACACCGAACGGATGATTGCTTCCTGCCCCGGACGAAAGGAATCGAAGCCCCAATATTGTTTCAGTATGCGGTGAATGTCCTGCACGTTATAAAGTAGAATGGAAATGGATGGTAATGATAAATTAATCCAAAATATCCTTGATACCGTCCAAGATTTTAATGAACTGATTATACATTCTTCGATCGGTGATCTTAGAACTGTTTTTAGGGTAATGATTGTTTGAGATGGCACTTCATTTTCTTCAATTGTGACTATTTCATCAATAGCCACCAAAGTCCTTCTTTTGTCTGGCGAAATGGTTTCGATAAAGCGCGGTTTCAAGTCTGACATAATTAAAGCATGAGTTGATTGAATAGTGATTCTCTTGATTGATATTAAATTTGTGCAGCGAAGTTAAAATCGTACACCAAATAGCTGACAAGTAATTTAAACTCTAAATCATGAACCACTGGCTGATTAAATCTGATCCCGAAACCTATTCGTTTGAGCGCATGAAAAAGGAAAAGAAAACATTCTGGGATGGCGTGCGAAACTATGCAGCTCGCAATCATTTGAAGGCGATGAAGAAGGGTGACCTCTGCTTTTTTTATGAGAGCATGAATGGTTTGCCCTCCGTTGTTGGAATAGTGAAGGTGGCGAAAGAATACTATCAGGACCCGACTACAGAGGATAGCTGGGTATATGTAGATATGGAGTATGTGGAAGACATGAAACGACCGGTGACTTTGGCAGAAGTGAAGGCCAATAAGAAGCTGAGCCAGATGGCTTTGGTGCGTATCAGCCGGCTGAGTGTTCAACCGGTGAGCAAAGAGGAGTGGAATGAGATTTTAAAAATGAGCGTGAAATAGCTGCTCGGTGAAGCACGAGGTATTTATATGACGACAAGAAAAAAACCTCTGGAGCGTTTGCGCAACACTATAGCCAACATGATGTCGGCTGAGGATGTGGTGGAGAAGAAGGCGCAAAAGAGTCCGAAGCAACAGTCGCATGACGAGGAGATACAAAATGCCATCTTGGTTCTGGCTTCGGCGGTGATTCGTTGTGATAGAAATTATACTTCTGAAACAGAAACTCAGTTGCAGAAGTTTCTCGGCGAGCAGTTTGGTGAGCAGGGGGTGCAACAAAGAATGAAACAGGTCCATTCTCATCTGCAAGCGGGCACCGAACCATTCATCAAGATAGCTTGCAAGCAATTGAAGATGCTGACCACCGATGAATCGCTTTTGTCTATTGTTCAGTTCCTATTCAATGTGGCGGGCGCGGACGATTTTGTGAATGCAAAAGAAACGCGGTGTTTACAACGGATAGCGACCTATCTGGGTGTGGACGAAAAGGGCTTTGCAGCAATCAAACAGCAGTTTATCCATCATCATAATCCTTATAGTATTCTGGGAATTGATGAAACCGCCAATTGGGAAACGGTGCGGCGCGCCTATCGCAAGATGATTTTGCAAACGCACCCCGATAAAAATGCCGCCCGCACCACAGATGCTGAGGCTCATGCTAAATTCCGCGAGGTGCAACATGCTTTTGAATTGATTCGGAAGGAAAGGGGGAGGGAGAAGGAATGAGGCTCTGGCTGGTAATAAAACGAAAATCTCTAAGCCCGTGCTGAGAAAGTAGCCGAACAGACAAAATGGCAGCTTACAAGCAAGGTATGACATCTTACAGTCGTGGGATGGCATCTACCAAGGTTGGGAGGGGTGTAGCGAAATTAGGATTGCCATTCATGCAACTGATCACGTCGCGGCTGGTATATAACTGCTGCGCTACCGATTAGGACCGGTTGCGTACCGAAGATGCCATAGTAAACGAGCCGGTTAGAAAAAGGTCACACGAAATACGAAAAATATTTTCAGAACCGGTACCGGTCAGCAATATTCCACTGGTTTGTATTATATGTATAATCGGAACAGGTACCGGAGCCGGATGGAGTGAAAAAATATCCTACCCTGTAGTTCATACAAGAAAAAAAGGAGCTACTTTTCTTAGAAAAGGAGCTACATCACAAAGAAAAGTATCTACTATTCGAAAAAAAGGAGCTACTTTTCTAAGAAAAGGACATACTTTACAAAGAAAGGAGCTACTTCTGCAAGAAAAGGAGGTACTCTACAAAGAAAAGGAGCCACTTCACGAAGAAAAGTATCTACCATAGAAAGAAAAGGAGCTACCCCACGAAGAAAAGTATCTACCATAGAAAGAAAAGGAGCTACTTCAAAATGAAAAGTAGCACATGCATAAAGAATAGGAGGCTTGTTTTCGATTAGGTTTTCTTCATAACCTTTGGGATGGGGTAAGGTTGTTGCTGAAGTTCTAATAATTATTCCTCCGTAGGTCGTTGTTTCCTGAATAGGATTCAAGCCGGGTATTTTTGTTCGGATAGGCTGTAGGCGTTCAATATTTCGAACCCTTATAGAAAAAAGGCTTTCTTTCTAAAATTGCTTCACTTGTTACATTTGCAGTATGACTAGAGAATTTGTAGTGATGATAGAGAAGTTTCTGACCAAGAGGAAATTTAGAAACTATCGGTTTCCGAGAACCCTTTATTTCGTTCCAAACCCCGAATGGTCAGCAATGGAGAGTAGCAGCAAAACTAAATTGGAACCAGACACAATAGCTGTGTTTTTAGCCTATAAGGACGGTAAAACCACGATAAATATGGGAGAAGATGTCATATTTTTGGTGGATAGCATTTCCGTTCCACTTACGGATGGTGAGTTTGTTTTGAAAGTGTCGGACGGCGTCGGCGAACTCATTAATTTAAAGGAAATAGTTTAATCTCCCCATCCCCGCCTTATTGATTTCGCCAACTTGTGGGTATTGAATCCAGATTTCTGCGTTAAATGTTGAAAATTTGATGCCGCAATACTTTGTAAGGGGGGTGTCG from Bacteroidota bacterium carries:
- a CDS encoding RecQ family ATP-dependent DNA helicase — translated: MSDLKPRFIETISPDKRRTLVAIDEIVTIEENEVPSQTIITLKTVLRSPIEECIISSLKSWTVSRIFWINLSLPSISILLYNVQDIHRILKQYWGFDSFRPGQEAIIRSVLEGRDTLALLPTGGGKSVCFQVPALLKEGICLVISPLIALMKDQVYQLNKKGIKALAIYTGLSHRQIDTLLDNCIYGDYKFLYISPERLATEDFRVRMEKMKISLLVVDEAHCISQWGYDFRPPYLKIAEVRDQLNNIPVIALTATATPGIVDDIQEHLHFRKKNVFLESFVRPNLSYVVRKTDSNKELALLDVLQKVKGTAIVYVRSRRKTKELSDYLNKHKIKADFYHAGLEPNQRSLKQDNWTKDKTRVICCTNAFGMGIDKADVRLVIHADIPDTVEAYFQEAGRAGRDRIKSYAVLLYDESDLFQLERKIKEGYPPIDFIKDIYESLCSYFRIAYNSGLNETYGFDIIDFTKQLNQPTHLVLTSLKILEQQELLYMTEGVYDSSRIKVVATKDVLFKFQAENKKLEPMVKFILRSSPGVFEDFVTIAEEAVARRMKLDVEEVVHQLETLSRFNIFQYQTRRNTPQIILLRPRVKKENLLLDRDFIKKRKAIYDEKLRSILQYITNKKLCRSRQLVAYFGETTTSDCGICDVCVAKKKSKLSVPEFSANVLKIEQELKQIPQVLSLLQQKTKLRSEEFKEAIDYLLDSSKIRRNEKGEVEWVN
- a CDS encoding EVE domain-containing protein, translated to MNHWLIKSDPETYSFERMKKEKKTFWDGVRNYAARNHLKAMKKGDLCFFYESMNGLPSVVGIVKVAKEYYQDPTTEDSWVYVDMEYVEDMKRPVTLAEVKANKKLSQMALVRISRLSVQPVSKEEWNEILKMSVK
- a CDS encoding DnaJ domain-containing protein, which gives rise to MTTRKKPLERLRNTIANMMSAEDVVEKKAQKSPKQQSHDEEIQNAILVLASAVIRCDRNYTSETETQLQKFLGEQFGEQGVQQRMKQVHSHLQAGTEPFIKIACKQLKMLTTDESLLSIVQFLFNVAGADDFVNAKETRCLQRIATYLGVDEKGFAAIKQQFIHHHNPYSILGIDETANWETVRRAYRKMILQTHPDKNAARTTDAEAHAKFREVQHAFELIRKERGREKE